Proteins from a genomic interval of Nostoc sp. TCL240-02:
- a CDS encoding PP2C family protein-serine/threonine phosphatase, with the protein MPVSQLPSQPTDNNSSAATDVTPVVALKELVARLHREQNKIQDLLSSLGFALRSFNNLNQFLELIPLMATRVTDADGSALFLYKPNGQVRLEQLHWQDSGQRKNIRKALEIASSQITLLPNTAPLANATGILDDQMHRYLGPDVQIFGTAILVKHTERGWLYVLSRDPEYSWTETRQKLVRLVADQTAVAIENDELAVELRKKERLDQELEIGAEIQRRLLPRQCPTIPGAVLAARCKPANRVGGDYYDFIATNQNKIRSKTKSDTETGRWGLVIGDVMGKGVPAGLIMTMMRGMLRGEVLHGNSPAKILQNLNRVMYADLENSHRFVTLFYSEYNPHSRILSYSNAAHNPPLWWHAATKTVSRLDTLGMLIGLDANSQYEDAQVQLEPGDTIIYYTDGLTDAAAAGGDRFDEENFVTGFNTACKYCNGPEEIVDYLFDQVQQFIGDDKQNTDDMTLVVLQIL; encoded by the coding sequence GTGCCTGTGTCTCAACTGCCCTCTCAACCCACTGACAACAATAGTAGTGCCGCGACGGATGTCACCCCAGTCGTGGCACTCAAAGAACTCGTGGCAAGGTTGCACCGGGAACAGAACAAAATTCAAGATTTGCTCAGTTCTTTAGGATTTGCCCTGAGAAGTTTCAATAATTTGAATCAGTTTTTGGAACTGATTCCGCTAATGGCAACAAGAGTGACAGATGCAGACGGCAGCGCCCTGTTTCTCTACAAACCTAATGGTCAAGTCAGGTTAGAACAGTTACATTGGCAAGATAGTGGACAGCGTAAAAATATCCGCAAAGCGCTAGAAATAGCCAGCAGTCAAATCACCCTTTTGCCAAATACTGCCCCTCTAGCGAATGCGACGGGGATTTTGGATGACCAGATGCATCGCTATTTGGGGCCAGATGTGCAAATCTTTGGTACGGCGATTCTGGTAAAGCATACAGAAAGGGGATGGCTCTACGTATTGAGCCGCGATCCAGAATATAGTTGGACAGAAACTAGGCAAAAGTTAGTTAGGTTAGTGGCAGACCAAACAGCAGTAGCGATCGAAAACGATGAACTAGCTGTAGAACTTAGAAAAAAAGAACGGTTAGACCAAGAGCTAGAAATTGGTGCAGAAATTCAACGGCGACTTCTACCACGTCAATGTCCCACAATACCTGGTGCAGTCCTAGCGGCCCGTTGTAAACCTGCAAATCGTGTTGGTGGTGACTACTACGACTTTATTGCTACCAATCAGAATAAAATTCGGTCTAAGACTAAAAGCGACACCGAAACTGGTCGCTGGGGTTTGGTTATTGGAGATGTGATGGGCAAAGGTGTCCCTGCTGGGCTGATTATGACGATGATGCGAGGAATGCTGAGGGGAGAAGTACTACATGGGAATTCCCCAGCAAAAATTCTGCAAAACTTAAATAGAGTTATGTATGCGGATTTGGAAAATTCTCACCGTTTTGTAACACTATTTTATTCAGAATATAATCCTCACAGTCGAATTTTGTCTTATAGCAATGCGGCACACAATCCTCCCTTGTGGTGGCACGCAGCCACGAAAACGGTCAGCCGTTTAGATACTCTAGGAATGCTAATCGGTTTGGATGCTAACAGCCAATATGAAGATGCTCAGGTACAGTTAGAGCCTGGGGATACAATTATTTACTACACAGATGGCTTGACCGATGCAGCGGCGGCTGGTGGCGATCGCTTCGATGAAGAGAATTTTGTCACTGGCTTCAATACGGCTTGTAAGTACTGTAATGGCCCAGAGGAAATTGTGGATTATTTATTTGACCAAGTTCAGCAGTTCATTGGTGATGATAAGCAAAACACTGATGATATGACACTAGTTGTTCTGCAAATTTTATAG
- the ftsY gene encoding signal recognition particle-docking protein FtsY gives MVFNWFRRQYNDSSETPSDKKQEETTPAQEPQPEPAETSTAETAPDTTADLLAFAKAAYKNIQQKQQVEVVETPPDSENSSAEPETVETAIAEITESELTEEPVTTLETAQPEIIQTATEEENTEDSSVIAIAEESDVESPEITTKEIEQTPTLEATQPTAPANLSFLERAAAERQAKLDQLIATAIEVPEPEVLQPVAATSEIGEEIPGLVFDDGFVWSAKVLAAQGRNPEDVSIEEITWLKKLRQGLDKTRRSILNQLKAIVGQGPLNLAAVTEIEALLLQADVGVEATDFIINALQTKLREEVTAPEEAIAYLKKILRDMLDAPSIASHKTRFTPEKETLNIWLITGVNGAGKTTTIGKIAHLGQKSGYKCLIGAADTFRAAAVEQVKVWGSRSGVEVIANPGKNTDPAAVVFDAIAAAQSRQTELLLVDTAGRLQNKKNLMDELGKIRRIIDKKAPNAKVESLLVLDATLGQNGLRQAEVFSQAAQLSGVVLTKLDGTAKGGVALAVVQQLGLPIRFIGAGEGIEDLRPFSSYEFVEALLSG, from the coding sequence ATGGTTTTTAATTGGTTCCGCCGTCAATATAACGATTCCTCTGAGACTCCCTCTGATAAAAAACAGGAAGAAACTACTCCTGCACAAGAACCCCAACCAGAGCCAGCCGAAACCTCAACTGCTGAAACTGCACCAGATACAACGGCAGACTTGTTGGCGTTTGCTAAAGCTGCTTACAAAAATATTCAGCAAAAACAACAGGTTGAGGTAGTAGAAACCCCGCCTGATTCAGAAAATTCCTCAGCAGAACCTGAAACTGTAGAAACGGCAATTGCGGAAATCACTGAATCAGAACTAACTGAGGAACCTGTTACAACCCTAGAAACAGCACAGCCAGAAATTATCCAAACTGCTACTGAGGAAGAAAATACAGAAGATTCCTCAGTAATTGCAATTGCTGAAGAGTCCGATGTCGAAAGCCCAGAAATAACCACAAAAGAAATTGAACAAACCCCCACGCTAGAGGCAACGCAGCCAACAGCACCAGCTAATTTATCCTTCTTAGAACGGGCGGCAGCAGAACGGCAAGCAAAACTGGATCAACTAATAGCCACCGCCATTGAAGTTCCAGAACCGGAAGTATTACAGCCAGTAGCTGCAACCTCAGAGATAGGAGAGGAAATTCCCGGACTGGTATTTGATGATGGGTTTGTCTGGTCAGCGAAAGTTTTAGCAGCTCAAGGTAGAAATCCAGAAGACGTTTCTATTGAAGAAATAACCTGGCTGAAAAAGCTCCGGCAAGGGTTAGACAAAACTCGCCGGAGTATCCTCAACCAACTGAAGGCGATCGTTGGTCAAGGGCCGCTAAACCTTGCTGCTGTGACGGAAATTGAAGCATTACTCCTACAAGCTGATGTGGGTGTAGAGGCGACAGACTTTATTATCAATGCGCTACAGACAAAACTTCGAGAAGAAGTTACTGCACCGGAAGAAGCGATCGCTTATCTGAAAAAAATTCTCCGGGATATGCTGGATGCACCAAGCATTGCATCCCACAAAACTAGATTTACCCCAGAAAAAGAAACCTTGAACATTTGGTTAATCACTGGGGTAAATGGTGCCGGGAAAACCACCACCATTGGCAAAATTGCCCACTTGGGACAAAAATCTGGCTATAAATGCTTGATTGGGGCAGCAGACACCTTCCGCGCCGCCGCCGTTGAACAGGTGAAGGTTTGGGGTAGTAGAAGTGGTGTAGAAGTAATTGCCAATCCTGGAAAAAATACAGATCCGGCAGCAGTTGTATTTGATGCGATCGCAGCCGCCCAATCGCGGCAAACAGAATTACTTCTGGTAGACACTGCTGGGCGATTGCAAAACAAGAAAAACTTAATGGACGAACTCGGTAAAATCCGGCGAATTATCGACAAAAAAGCTCCAAATGCCAAAGTGGAATCGCTATTGGTTCTAGATGCTACTTTAGGTCAAAATGGACTACGACAAGCCGAAGTTTTCTCCCAAGCGGCCCAACTGAGTGGCGTTGTCTTAACCAAACTAGATGGCACTGCTAAAGGCGGCGTTGCCCTTGCCGTTGTGCAACAACTAGGTTTACCGATTCGCTTTATTGGTGCTGGTGAAGGAATTGAAGACTTACGACCCTTTTCGAGCTATGAGTTTGTCGAAGCTCTCTTGAGTGGCTGA
- the nusB gene encoding transcription antitermination factor NusB — MQPRKPQQIARELALLSLSQLPVNPKKLDTLPDDQLVSKLVLGAVRTLTSEVQDTLDNAAGELQRSNDRLLSSQTRASDLNSARTMLQEAIACTQTAINQLGTAVDFPELIQLANQDKGVRNYAKELVITVNENRHIIDELLSTALVDWQVTRLAQIDRDILQIAVAEMKFLGVPDSIAINEAVELAKRYSGDDGHRFINGVLRRVTEQKKTA; from the coding sequence ATGCAACCTCGTAAACCCCAGCAAATTGCTCGTGAATTGGCGCTTTTAAGCCTTAGCCAATTGCCAGTCAACCCAAAAAAATTAGATACACTACCAGATGATCAGCTAGTATCCAAATTGGTGCTAGGAGCAGTACGCACCCTGACCTCAGAAGTGCAAGATACGCTCGATAATGCCGCAGGTGAACTGCAACGCAGTAACGATCGCCTTTTGAGTAGCCAAACTCGTGCTTCCGACCTCAATTCTGCCAGAACAATGCTTCAAGAAGCGATCGCCTGCACCCAGACAGCAATCAATCAATTGGGTACGGCAGTTGATTTCCCCGAATTGATTCAACTAGCTAATCAGGATAAGGGAGTCCGTAATTACGCTAAAGAGCTTGTGATTACCGTCAACGAAAATCGACACATTATAGATGAACTCCTTTCTACTGCCTTAGTGGATTGGCAAGTAACTCGCCTCGCCCAAATTGACCGCGATATCCTGCAAATCGCTGTGGCAGAAATGAAGTTCTTAGGAGTTCCAGACAGCATCGCTATCAACGAAGCTGTGGAGCTAGCCAAGCGCTACAGTGGAGACGACGGTCATCGATTTATTAATGGTGTTTTGCGCCGAGTCACTGAGCAGAAAAAAACAGCATAG
- a CDS encoding DUF502 domain-containing protein, protein MDTNNKSSSSLKQENQGLVIDRLKQDLKNDLIAGLLVVIPLATTIWLTITIANWVINFLTQIPKQLNPFDGLNPILVNLLNLLVGLAVPLLCILLMGLMARNIAGRWLLDFGERLLQAIPLAGQVYKTLKQLLETILKDSNGKFRRVILVEYPRRGIWAIAFVTGAISSDIQAQMSRPVLSVFIPTTPNPTTGWYAVVPEDEVVNLSMSIEDAFKIVVSGGIVAPNTPLIFPKESTVEVKHDEIKRQVIPVEET, encoded by the coding sequence ATGGATACCAATAACAAAAGTTCCTCTAGCTTAAAACAGGAGAATCAGGGCTTGGTAATCGATCGCCTAAAACAGGACTTAAAAAACGACCTGATTGCTGGTTTGTTGGTAGTAATTCCTCTAGCAACCACTATCTGGCTGACAATTACCATTGCTAATTGGGTAATCAACTTCCTCACCCAAATTCCAAAACAACTGAATCCATTTGATGGGTTAAACCCAATTCTAGTAAATTTACTGAATTTATTAGTAGGATTAGCTGTACCGCTACTATGTATCTTATTGATGGGTCTGATGGCTCGTAATATTGCTGGGCGGTGGTTATTAGATTTCGGTGAGCGATTATTACAGGCAATTCCCTTAGCTGGGCAGGTATACAAAACTCTCAAACAGCTTTTAGAAACAATACTAAAAGATTCTAATGGCAAATTTCGCCGGGTAATTTTGGTAGAGTATCCCCGCCGAGGAATTTGGGCGATCGCCTTTGTCACTGGTGCAATCAGCAGTGATATCCAAGCCCAGATGTCCCGTCCCGTCCTAAGTGTTTTTATCCCCACCACCCCAAATCCAACTACCGGATGGTACGCAGTCGTTCCTGAAGACGAGGTGGTGAACCTCTCTATGTCTATTGAAGACGCTTTTAAAATAGTTGTATCAGGTGGTATTGTCGCCCCTAATACGCCCTTGATCTTCCCTAAAGAATCTACAGTGGAAGTGAAACACGACGAAATCAAGCGGCAGGTTATTCCTGTTGAAGAAACTTAA
- a CDS encoding glycosyltransferase family 2 protein, whose amino-acid sequence MFSIYILTYNEELDIAACIESAMLSDDIIVVDSCSSDHTVEIASSYPIRVVQHAFESHGRQRTWMLESIPPKHEWVYILEADERMTPELFAECEKVSQNLDYIGYYVAERVMFMNRWIRYSTQYPRYQMRLFRHGKVWFTDYGHTEREVCDGATSFLKETYPHYTCSKGLSRWIDKHNRYSTDEAQETLYQLEQGKVNWQDLFFGKSEVEKRRALKDLSLRLPGRPLLRFLYMYFMLGGCLDGHAGLAWCTLQAFYEYLILLKVWEMKYLPKPNLDVTAILAQENPQQIQCADSETTQADVV is encoded by the coding sequence ATGTTCTCAATTTACATACTGACATATAACGAAGAACTAGATATTGCTGCTTGTATCGAATCAGCGATGCTATCAGATGACATTATTGTTGTGGATTCATGCAGTAGCGATCACACTGTGGAAATTGCCAGTAGCTATCCCATCCGTGTTGTCCAACACGCTTTTGAAAGCCACGGCCGCCAACGCACCTGGATGTTAGAGTCTATCCCCCCCAAGCACGAATGGGTTTATATTCTCGAAGCTGATGAGCGGATGACACCAGAACTGTTCGCGGAATGCGAAAAGGTAAGTCAGAATCTTGATTACATCGGCTACTATGTGGCTGAACGTGTCATGTTCATGAATCGTTGGATTCGCTACAGCACACAGTATCCCCGTTACCAAATGCGCCTCTTCCGGCACGGAAAGGTGTGGTTTACAGACTATGGTCATACTGAGCGGGAAGTTTGTGACGGTGCAACCAGCTTTTTAAAAGAAACATACCCCCACTACACTTGTAGCAAAGGTTTGAGCCGTTGGATTGATAAGCATAACCGTTATTCTACAGATGAAGCTCAAGAAACGCTATATCAGTTAGAACAAGGAAAGGTCAACTGGCAAGATTTATTCTTTGGTAAATCGGAAGTCGAAAAACGCCGTGCCTTGAAAGATTTGTCTTTGCGCCTACCTGGTAGACCGTTGTTACGCTTTCTATATATGTATTTTATGTTAGGCGGATGTTTAGATGGACATGCTGGACTTGCTTGGTGTACATTGCAGGCATTCTACGAATACTTAATTTTGCTCAAAGTTTGGGAAATGAAGTATCTACCAAAACCTAATTTAGACGTAACAGCAATTTTGGCACAAGAGAATCCACAACAGATACAGTGTGCAGATTCGGAAACTACACAGGCTGATGTGGTGTAA
- a CDS encoding HpsJ family protein yields the protein MVNRFTSVSTALTVKVVGIICILSFFVDFLILLLPFQPTDRVWQINLATALVDRGIVPLVGLGLLFTGYWIENADAGSDRPQGIDLRFPAVILSSILGLMFLLIFPLHLNNVNQAKTQTLNRITQEADQAEAQLNTRLSQLQAQLNTEQGKAQLDQLRTQTKAQFSEILKDDQKYKQALESSQIPPNIKELLKKAKTDPQALDKAIEQQTDIQTLRTQQLSQVRQRREEAEQQAKDTAWKSGLRIGISSLLLSIGYIIIGWTGLKGMGAVQGGKPRATTR from the coding sequence ATGGTTAACCGTTTTACTTCCGTGAGTACTGCCCTCACCGTTAAGGTAGTTGGAATAATCTGCATTTTGTCCTTTTTTGTGGACTTTTTGATTCTATTGTTACCCTTTCAACCGACTGATCGGGTATGGCAAATCAACTTGGCAACAGCACTAGTCGATCGAGGAATTGTTCCTCTAGTAGGACTGGGGCTGCTGTTTACTGGCTATTGGATTGAAAATGCTGATGCAGGAAGCGATCGCCCCCAAGGGATCGATTTAAGATTTCCCGCCGTGATTCTCTCAAGTATTTTAGGTTTGATGTTCTTGCTGATTTTTCCCCTGCACCTCAATAACGTCAATCAAGCTAAGACTCAAACACTCAATCGAATCACTCAAGAAGCAGATCAGGCAGAAGCTCAACTCAACACTCGTTTATCGCAATTGCAAGCACAACTGAATACTGAGCAAGGAAAAGCCCAATTAGATCAACTCCGAACCCAAACCAAAGCTCAGTTTAGTGAAATCCTCAAAGATGATCAAAAATATAAGCAAGCGCTTGAAAGCTCTCAAATTCCCCCAAATATCAAAGAGTTACTCAAGAAGGCTAAAACAGATCCCCAAGCACTTGACAAGGCTATCGAACAACAAACAGATATTCAGACACTACGAACTCAACAATTGAGCCAAGTTCGCCAACGCAGAGAAGAAGCAGAACAACAAGCTAAAGATACTGCTTGGAAGTCTGGACTGCGGATTGGGATTAGCAGTTTGTTGTTATCCATTGGTTACATTATCATCGGCTGGACAGGCTTAAAAGGTATGGGTGCTGTACAAGGTGGTAAACCTAGAGCTACTACACGCTAA
- a CDS encoding TIGR04282 family arsenosugar biosynthesis glycosyltransferase: MLNLPANPKQHLIIFTRYPEPGKTKTRLIPALGDIGAANLQREMTEHTIFHVQELQKAIAISVEVRFAGGDLQLMQDWLGLDLVYQSQGEGDLGSRMAQSLFDAFQSGAEKVIIIGTDCPGVNAEILATAFEKLHTFDLVLGPAIDGGYYLIGLRQAIPELFVNIEWGTTQVFQKTVDIAQELHLSYVNLPPLADVDRPEDLPIWEQTLVGEMEG; encoded by the coding sequence GTGCTGAATTTACCAGCAAACCCAAAACAGCACCTGATTATTTTTACTCGCTATCCAGAACCAGGTAAGACAAAAACCCGATTGATACCTGCTTTGGGAGATATTGGTGCTGCTAATCTTCAACGAGAAATGACTGAACATACGATATTTCACGTTCAAGAATTGCAAAAAGCCATTGCCATATCTGTGGAAGTGCGATTTGCAGGTGGCGATTTGCAACTCATGCAAGACTGGCTGGGGTTAGATTTGGTTTACCAGTCTCAAGGCGAAGGGGATCTAGGTTCACGGATGGCGCAATCGCTTTTCGATGCTTTTCAATCTGGTGCAGAAAAAGTAATTATCATCGGCACAGATTGTCCTGGAGTCAATGCCGAGATTTTAGCAACAGCGTTTGAAAAGCTACACACCTTTGATCTCGTACTTGGGCCTGCGATCGATGGTGGATATTACTTAATTGGTTTGCGTCAAGCTATCCCGGAGTTATTCGTTAACATTGAGTGGGGAACTACTCAAGTATTCCAGAAAACGGTAGACATTGCCCAGGAACTTCATTTATCATACGTGAACTTGCCGCCTTTAGCTGATGTTGACCGACCCGAGGATCTACCGATTTGGGAACAAACCCTTGTGGGTGAGATGGAAGGATGA
- a CDS encoding GspH/FimT family pseudopilin: MDIQVHLPSLVNAKNLLNKHSSSGFTLLEMLVVVVLIGILATLGISNWLAFVETRRLNTAQNEIHLAIHQARSQASKEKLTWQASFREQNGIIQWAVHPATVNPSAANWNNIDSNVRLDSETTLQLSNSIRKVQFDYRGNAKSPNDLGRITLSSKSGGKVKRCVIVSTILGAMRTAKEHTTTDNNRYCY, encoded by the coding sequence ATGGATATCCAGGTGCATTTACCGTCTCTAGTTAATGCAAAAAATCTTTTGAATAAACACTCCAGTAGTGGCTTTACCCTACTAGAAATGTTAGTAGTTGTTGTATTAATTGGTATATTAGCTACGTTGGGAATATCTAACTGGCTAGCTTTTGTGGAGACTCGCCGTCTCAACACTGCTCAAAACGAAATTCACCTTGCTATTCATCAAGCCCGAAGCCAAGCCAGTAAGGAAAAATTGACTTGGCAAGCTAGCTTTCGTGAGCAAAACGGTATTATTCAGTGGGCAGTTCATCCTGCTACAGTAAATCCATCTGCGGCTAACTGGAATAATATAGATTCCAATGTACGCTTAGATTCTGAGACAACCTTACAACTGTCAAATAGCATACGTAAAGTTCAATTTGACTACAGAGGTAATGCTAAAAGCCCTAACGATCTAGGACGCATCACGCTATCGAGTAAGTCTGGTGGTAAAGTCAAGCGTTGTGTTATTGTTTCAACGATTTTAGGGGCAATGCGAACAGCAAAGGAGCATACTACAACCGATAACAACAGGTATTGCTATTAA
- a CDS encoding glycosyltransferase, producing the protein MIKSTLNKTLVSVIIPAYNSEKTIKATIESVLNQTFHNLELIVINDGSQDSTLEIITKIPDSRIKVFSYPNAGGNVSRNRGLHHAVGKFVSFLDADDLWTPDKLKSQLKALQENVTAKVAYSWTDYIDENGEFILSGKRVKANGNVYENLLLNNFLENGSNPLICRKSLIALGGFDESLSAAQDWDMWLRLASKFNFICVPSVQILYRMTPNSVSCNLVRQEKSCLQVLERACKERPSLRDATGTTLRDSWNLCLANLYKYLVCKALQKPFNRKKGLAAAIFLCKYFIYDPSRFQNINFTLKLSLKILTILILPTLLDIITNQRQVRRQQTETLLNDWVVEKRSENKNGYPGAFTVSS; encoded by the coding sequence ATGATTAAGTCAACTTTAAATAAAACATTAGTTAGTGTAATTATCCCAGCTTACAATAGTGAAAAAACTATTAAAGCAACTATTGAATCTGTTTTAAATCAAACTTTTCACAATCTAGAATTAATTGTAATAAATGATGGTTCCCAAGACTCGACTTTAGAAATTATTACAAAAATTCCAGACTCACGAATAAAAGTATTTTCCTATCCCAATGCCGGGGGAAACGTTAGTCGTAACCGAGGGCTACACCATGCTGTTGGAAAATTTGTTAGTTTCTTAGATGCAGACGATCTTTGGACACCTGATAAACTTAAATCTCAATTAAAGGCTTTGCAAGAAAATGTTACCGCCAAAGTCGCTTATAGTTGGACTGATTATATTGACGAAAATGGCGAATTTATACTTTCAGGTAAGCGTGTTAAAGCTAATGGAAATGTTTATGAAAATTTGCTACTAAATAATTTTTTAGAGAATGGTTCCAATCCTTTAATTTGTAGGAAATCTTTAATTGCATTAGGTGGGTTTGACGAATCTCTAAGTGCAGCTCAGGATTGGGATATGTGGCTGCGATTAGCCTCTAAGTTTAATTTTATATGTGTCCCATCTGTACAAATCTTATATCGTATGACTCCTAATTCAGTTTCTTGCAATCTTGTTAGACAGGAAAAATCCTGTTTGCAAGTGCTTGAGAGAGCCTGTAAGGAAAGACCTTCTCTACGAGACGCTACAGGAACTACACTAAGGGATAGTTGGAATCTTTGTCTGGCAAATTTATACAAATACCTGGTCTGCAAAGCTCTACAAAAGCCATTTAACAGAAAAAAAGGTCTAGCGGCGGCGATATTTTTGTGTAAGTATTTTATTTATGACCCTTCAAGATTTCAGAACATAAATTTCACCTTAAAACTCTCACTAAAAATTCTTACAATCCTTATTCTGCCGACCTTGCTAGACATTATTACTAACCAGCGTCAAGTTAGAAGGCAACAAACTGAAACATTGCTCAACGACTGGGTAGTTGAAAAGCGATCAGAAAACAAAAATGGATATCCAGGTGCATTTACCGTCTCTAGTTAA
- the hpsE gene encoding hormogonium polysaccharide biosynthesis glycosyltransferase HpsE yields the protein MVNLSSESLDISIAIPAYNGATRLPKVLDKLLTQIGVEKLNWEIIIVDNNSSDNTSEIIQNYQKIYDINCRLRYFLEPKQGAAFARLRAVREARGKLIAFLDDDNLPAPDWLAQAYTFGLEHPQAGAWSGQIHGDFEVKLPENFERIQAFLAIREHGSNPHLFDAENLRLPPAAALVVRKQVWCENVPQQPTLSGKLPGIFVQGDDYEPLLYIHYAGWQIWYNPTMHTYHQIPHWRLERDYLLTLARGCGLCIFQLRLINAKNWQKPIIFVKTILGNLRRVLQHLIQYRGQFNTNLIALFELNFYLASMMSPFYSLRCKLDKILKTRSVQYD from the coding sequence ATGGTCAACTTATCATCTGAAAGTTTAGATATTAGCATAGCTATCCCTGCCTATAACGGAGCAACCCGTTTACCTAAAGTTTTAGATAAGCTATTAACCCAGATAGGAGTAGAAAAACTTAACTGGGAAATTATTATTGTGGATAACAATAGTTCTGATAACACATCTGAAATAATCCAGAATTACCAAAAAATATATGATATAAATTGTCGGTTAAGATATTTTTTAGAACCAAAACAGGGAGCCGCTTTTGCACGATTGCGGGCAGTACGTGAAGCAAGAGGTAAGCTAATAGCGTTTTTAGATGATGATAATTTACCTGCTCCTGATTGGTTAGCTCAAGCATATACCTTTGGATTAGAGCATCCTCAAGCAGGTGCTTGGAGCGGACAGATTCATGGGGATTTTGAAGTAAAGCTGCCAGAAAATTTTGAAAGAATCCAAGCTTTTTTAGCAATCAGAGAACATGGTTCAAATCCGCATTTATTTGATGCAGAGAATTTAAGATTACCTCCTGCGGCAGCGCTTGTTGTTAGGAAACAAGTATGGTGTGAAAATGTACCACAACAACCGACTTTAAGCGGCAAATTACCTGGTATTTTTGTGCAGGGTGATGATTATGAACCATTGCTTTATATACATTATGCAGGCTGGCAAATTTGGTACAACCCTACCATGCATACTTATCATCAAATACCGCATTGGCGGCTGGAAAGAGATTATTTGCTGACTTTGGCACGTGGCTGTGGCTTATGTATTTTTCAGCTACGTTTGATAAATGCTAAAAATTGGCAAAAACCAATAATTTTTGTGAAAACTATTTTAGGAAATTTACGTAGAGTATTACAGCACCTTATTCAGTATAGAGGGCAATTTAACACTAATCTAATTGCTCTTTTTGAGCTTAACTTTTACTTAGCTAGTATGATGAGTCCCTTTTATTCTTTAAGATGCAAGTTAGACAAGATCTTGAAAACAAGAAGTGTACAATATGATTAA
- the hpsE gene encoding hormogonium polysaccharide biosynthesis glycosyltransferase HpsE yields the protein MTENLDITIAIPTYNGESRLPELLERLQNQLHTENLTWEIIVVDNNSTDNTAKVVQTYQQNWQCSYPLKYCFEAQQGAAYARKRAVAEAKGRLIGFLDDDNYPVSNWVCAAYAFGEKYPKAGAYGSQIHPDWEVEPPENFQRIAPFLAITERGNLPLLYQASKKLLPPSAGLVVRKQAWLESVPDKAILTGRVKDNMLTSEDLEMLSYIQKSGWEIWYNPEMEISHRIPSSRLQKDYLIPFFRGIGLSRYVTRMVNIKQIYRPIALVSYMINDLRKIAFHLLKYRTRLKHDLVVACEMELFFSSLVSPFYLWKNGYFKK from the coding sequence ATGACTGAAAACCTTGATATTACTATAGCGATCCCAACTTATAACGGTGAAAGTCGTTTACCAGAACTACTAGAACGGCTACAAAACCAACTTCACACCGAAAATTTAACTTGGGAAATTATAGTTGTAGACAACAACAGCACTGATAACACAGCTAAAGTTGTTCAAACCTATCAACAGAATTGGCAATGTTCTTACCCTTTGAAGTATTGCTTTGAAGCACAACAGGGGGCAGCCTATGCCCGAAAAAGGGCAGTTGCAGAAGCTAAAGGTAGATTAATAGGTTTTCTAGATGATGACAACTATCCAGTATCAAATTGGGTATGTGCAGCTTATGCTTTTGGTGAAAAATACCCTAAAGCGGGAGCTTATGGCAGCCAAATTCACCCTGACTGGGAGGTAGAACCACCAGAAAACTTTCAGAGAATTGCCCCATTCTTAGCAATTACAGAGCGAGGTAATTTACCGTTATTATATCAAGCATCTAAAAAATTGCTACCTCCCTCTGCCGGACTTGTAGTGCGTAAACAAGCGTGGCTAGAAAGCGTGCCAGATAAGGCGATTTTAACTGGGAGAGTTAAGGATAATATGCTTACCAGTGAAGACTTAGAAATGTTGTCTTATATCCAAAAATCAGGATGGGAAATTTGGTATAACCCAGAAATGGAAATTTCTCATAGAATACCTAGTTCCCGTTTACAAAAAGACTATTTAATTCCATTTTTTAGAGGAATTGGACTTAGCCGTTATGTAACTAGAATGGTTAATATCAAACAGATATATAGACCAATTGCTCTTGTATCTTATATGATAAATGATTTACGTAAAATTGCTTTCCACTTACTCAAATACCGAACTAGACTCAAACACGATTTGGTAGTTGCTTGCGAAATGGAACTTTTTTTTAGTAGCTTAGTTAGCCCTTTTTATCTTTGGAAAAATGGGTATTTTAAAAAATAA